The Deinococcus betulae DNA window AATCGGCGCCTTTCTACTTATTCACTCAAGGCAAACTATTGCCATTAGATAACTATTGGCTTAGAGTGAGGGTATGTCTCCCCTCCCTCCCCTCTATTCGCGCCTGCTTGTTGCGACGGGCGGCGCTCCTCATTCGGTGCTGGCGGTTGAGCGGGCCGCGCAACTGGCCGAGCACTACGGCGCGGCCATTCATCTGGTCACAGTGATTCCTCAGGGTCAGGGCGGGCTGGAAAACGTTGCACTGGCCCTGGGTGCCGGCGGCCCCGATACCCGCACCGCTCAGGCAGAGCGGCAGCGCTTTGAAACGCATTTGCAGCAGACCGCCCAGGCGCTGCGGAGC harbors:
- a CDS encoding universal stress protein, which produces MSPLPPLYSRLLVATGGAPHSVLAVERAAQLAEHYGAAIHLVTVIPQGQGGLENVALALGAGGPDTRTAQAERQRFETHLQQTAQALRSRGLTVREHLVTALKPADAILTVAHDVQADLIVLGRRHTSAWSAALAGSVSDMVSHASPVDVLVVR